A genomic segment from Chitinophaga niabensis encodes:
- the htpG gene encoding molecular chaperone HtpG, whose translation MQKGAIRVQTENIFPIIKKFLYSDHDIFLRELVSNAVDATQKLKTLASVGEFKGDIGNTDITVSLDKEKKTITISDRGVGMTAEEVDKYINQVAFSGAEEFVNKYKGQTDGANIIGHFGLGFYSSFMVSSQVEIYSKSWRPDTKAVRWECDGSPEYELEETVKEERGTDIVMHINEESEEFLDENRIRTILEKFCRFLPVPIRFQDTQINNTSPAWVKKPSELTAEDYQNFYKELYPFAEPPLFWIHLNVDYPFNLTGILYFPKITKSYEIQKDKISLYSNQVYVTDEVKNIVPEFLMLLHGVIDSPDIPLNVSRSYLQGDPNVKKINAHITKKVADKLDEMFRTDRKSFEEKWEHIGLFVKYGMMTEDKFADKASKFHVMADVDNSTFYTLEEYRTATGALQTNTEGKLVILYATNPVQQDSYIQAAKAKGYKVVKLDTMVDAGFINQMETKWENVQFNRVDADIADNLINNEAKAISVLSEEQEGKLKEMFGQQIPQPNIKVELKGLSAQDQPVIVTRSEFMRRMKDMAAMGGSASMFAGMPDEITMTVNANHPIYLNILGEGNAEKQQKLVRNLADLALLSQNLLQGAELTAFVNRSVELMGKE comes from the coding sequence ATGCAGAAAGGCGCTATACGTGTACAAACAGAGAACATCTTCCCCATTATCAAAAAGTTCCTTTATTCCGATCACGACATTTTTTTACGTGAGCTGGTAAGTAATGCCGTGGATGCCACGCAGAAACTCAAAACACTGGCCAGCGTTGGAGAGTTTAAAGGCGACATTGGAAATACAGATATCACTGTATCGCTGGACAAAGAAAAAAAGACCATTACTATTTCTGACCGTGGTGTGGGCATGACGGCTGAAGAAGTAGATAAATATATTAACCAGGTAGCTTTTTCCGGTGCGGAAGAATTTGTGAACAAGTATAAAGGACAAACAGACGGAGCGAATATCATTGGGCACTTCGGCCTTGGTTTTTATTCTTCTTTTATGGTGAGCAGCCAGGTGGAGATCTATTCCAAATCCTGGCGCCCTGATACAAAAGCCGTTCGCTGGGAATGCGATGGCAGCCCGGAATATGAACTGGAAGAAACAGTAAAAGAAGAGCGCGGCACAGACATTGTGATGCATATCAATGAAGAAAGCGAAGAGTTCCTGGATGAGAACCGCATCCGCACCATCCTGGAAAAATTCTGCCGCTTCTTACCTGTTCCCATCCGCTTCCAGGATACACAGATCAATAATACTTCACCTGCATGGGTGAAAAAGCCCAGTGAATTAACTGCAGAGGATTATCAGAACTTCTATAAAGAACTGTATCCTTTTGCTGAACCACCATTGTTCTGGATCCACCTGAATGTGGATTATCCTTTCAATCTTACCGGTATCCTGTACTTCCCCAAGATCACCAAATCATACGAAATACAGAAAGATAAGATCAGCCTGTACAGTAACCAGGTATATGTGACGGATGAAGTGAAGAACATTGTTCCGGAATTCCTGATGCTGTTGCATGGTGTGATAGATTCTCCGGATATTCCGCTGAATGTGAGCAGGAGTTATCTGCAGGGAGATCCCAATGTGAAAAAGATCAATGCGCACATCACTAAAAAAGTAGCGGATAAACTGGATGAAATGTTCCGCACAGACCGTAAGTCCTTTGAAGAAAAATGGGAGCATATTGGTCTGTTCGTGAAATATGGGATGATGACGGAGGATAAATTTGCTGATAAAGCCAGCAAGTTCCATGTGATGGCAGATGTGGATAACAGTACTTTCTATACGCTGGAGGAATACCGTACAGCTACAGGAGCGCTGCAAACTAACACAGAAGGTAAACTGGTGATCTTGTATGCTACGAATCCCGTTCAACAGGATAGTTATATCCAGGCCGCAAAAGCTAAAGGATATAAAGTAGTGAAACTGGATACTATGGTGGATGCCGGTTTCATCAACCAAATGGAAACCAAGTGGGAGAATGTTCAGTTCAACCGGGTGGATGCAGATATTGCAGACAACCTGATCAATAACGAAGCAAAGGCTATTAGTGTATTGAGTGAAGAGCAGGAAGGCAAACTAAAAGAGATGTTCGGCCAACAAATTCCGCAGCCTAATATTAAAGTGGAATTGAAAGGATTAAGTGCGCAGGACCAACCGGTGATCGTAACCCGTTCTGAATTTATGCGCAGGATGAAAGATATGGCAGCGATGGGCGGTTCCGCCAGTATGTTTGCAGGTATGCCGGATGAGATCACCATGACGGTGAATGCCAATCACCCTATCTATCTGAATATCCTCGGAGAAGGAAATGCAGAAAAGCAACAAAAGCTGGTGCGTAACCTGGCTGACCTGGCTTTGCTTTCCCAGAACTTATTACAGGGAGCAGAACTGACGGCATTTGTGAACCGCAGTGTTGAATTAATGGGAAAAGAATAG
- a CDS encoding Ig-like domain-containing protein, producing MKRALLLSCLLVPFFALAQTNPVPQSVPYLQTFSAMPHNSTVLPDGWLGWVLSGSPSGNFNLLPAASDKTLAANSTASTTANGVHNYNGKAGFLNSGTVDNSLVLSVNTTGSTNVSVGFEVMTIRNPYDNNSNTRINEVVLQYRVGTSGNFTNLPSTAYQNNTSLQTGSGITTPQNLVFKQVLLPAECENAPVVQLRWVNRQISGAGSRPGFAIDSITVGGVSGDVTPPVISSLSPADGATGVQPGSSLVITYDENIRKNAGNITIHGTTAQVLDINNPAILISGNTLTIPATLRGNRNYYVTLDSNAIQDSNGNGAVGISDSTQWAFATGSQLLDFEFTACTNNLSGGFSQYSVTGAQTWACTTFGQTGNGVQINGFASGARDNEDWLITPVLDLSSFNFPLLSFATRSAFAGPALELKISTDYSGSGDPHLANWTTINGRFPETGSDVWSVSQGINLAAFKGTDVYIAWVYTSSPTLQASRWTLDDVHITNSATAPPPTVTTSPAQLDFDYIKAGSRSEPQPFTFWANDLTGPLHVTAPPNFEISLDKVQYYPTLTFNDTDPHTVWARFAPSAADQNFTGTLSFSSAALSASRVNLSGTSLRTLKVVNWNMEWFGHLGFGPTNEALQQANALKVMRSVNADIFALVEVVDTIRLKAIVDSLPGYKYLVSDFGSRVDSLTAPLYDSAQKLAFVYKDSLVKSIRSYGVLRKGGSPTAYYNWSSGRFPYLMEANVIMNNDTARIHFIVLHAKANTGNTAEKIESWHRRKDGAKELKDSLDAQYPYKNILVLGDFNDDFDRTITAEMAPDTTTSYIDFKLDSANYTPFTYELSLAKQRSTGSFPDMIDHAMGSNEMQQAYVPQSAKVLRSVESLIPSYTTFTSDHFPVISRYDVRVLAHPVVITTFTAREDDGGVRLSWNTTREINNDKFIVERSLNQRNYTPVDTVPALNIQGAAYQSFDGAVLPGYWHYRLKQISKDSTIQYSPVQSVLVLSRESWFRLLCLILGRQLYIYMDAPQAGPASIQLIDLQGVIRYQSQLNFSKGMNLRKVDVGNMPAGIYLLRVQSGNKTEVKKIFITR from the coding sequence ATGAAAAGAGCTTTACTCCTGTCATGTTTACTGGTACCCTTCTTTGCCCTTGCGCAAACAAACCCGGTACCACAATCAGTACCCTACTTGCAAACATTTTCTGCCATGCCCCACAATTCAACTGTTTTGCCGGACGGTTGGCTGGGCTGGGTACTGAGCGGATCCCCTTCCGGTAATTTTAATCTGTTGCCGGCAGCTTCGGATAAAACCCTGGCGGCTAACAGCACAGCTTCCACCACCGCAAACGGCGTTCACAATTATAACGGCAAAGCCGGTTTCCTCAATAGCGGCACGGTAGACAATTCCCTGGTGCTGAGTGTGAACACAACCGGTAGCACCAATGTGAGCGTAGGTTTTGAGGTAATGACCATCCGCAACCCTTACGACAACAACAGTAATACCCGCATCAACGAAGTGGTATTGCAATACCGGGTAGGCACCAGCGGTAATTTCACCAATCTGCCATCCACGGCCTATCAAAACAATACCTCCCTGCAAACCGGCTCCGGGATTACTACTCCGCAGAACCTCGTTTTCAAACAGGTATTGCTTCCGGCGGAATGCGAAAACGCCCCTGTTGTACAATTGCGTTGGGTGAACCGCCAGATCAGCGGAGCCGGCTCCCGCCCTGGTTTTGCGATTGACAGCATTACTGTTGGCGGAGTGAGCGGAGACGTTACCCCTCCTGTGATCAGCAGTTTATCGCCTGCCGATGGAGCCACTGGCGTACAACCTGGCAGCAGCCTGGTGATCACTTATGATGAAAACATCCGTAAGAATGCGGGTAATATAACTATTCACGGTACCACTGCACAGGTATTAGATATCAACAATCCGGCTATCCTTATTTCCGGTAACACACTCACTATCCCCGCCACCCTGCGTGGGAACCGTAATTACTATGTTACGCTGGACAGTAATGCTATCCAGGATTCCAACGGTAATGGCGCTGTCGGAATTTCAGACAGTACCCAATGGGCTTTTGCCACCGGCAGCCAGTTGCTGGATTTCGAATTTACCGCCTGTACGAATAATCTCTCAGGCGGTTTCTCCCAATACAGTGTGACAGGAGCGCAAACCTGGGCCTGTACCACTTTTGGTCAAACCGGCAATGGTGTGCAGATCAATGGTTTTGCCAGCGGAGCAAGGGATAATGAGGACTGGCTGATCACGCCCGTGCTGGACCTCAGTAGTTTCAATTTCCCGCTTTTATCTTTTGCCACAAGAAGTGCTTTTGCAGGACCTGCCCTGGAGTTAAAAATATCCACAGATTACAGTGGCAGCGGGGATCCCCATCTCGCCAACTGGACGACCATCAATGGCCGTTTCCCTGAAACCGGCTCAGATGTATGGTCTGTTTCCCAGGGCATCAACCTGGCAGCTTTCAAAGGCACGGATGTTTATATCGCCTGGGTATACACTTCCTCTCCCACTTTACAGGCCAGCCGCTGGACCCTGGATGATGTACACATCACCAATTCCGCCACGGCGCCCCCTCCTACTGTAACCACTTCTCCGGCACAACTGGATTTTGATTATATCAAAGCAGGCAGCCGCTCAGAGCCACAGCCCTTTACTTTCTGGGCCAACGATCTTACAGGGCCCTTACATGTGACAGCGCCTCCTAACTTTGAAATATCGCTGGATAAGGTACAATACTATCCCACGCTTACTTTTAATGACACAGATCCTCATACGGTTTGGGCAAGGTTTGCCCCTTCCGCGGCAGATCAGAATTTTACCGGCACCCTGAGCTTCTCTTCTGCGGCCCTTTCTGCCAGCAGGGTAAACCTTTCCGGTACTTCCCTCCGTACCCTCAAAGTAGTGAACTGGAATATGGAATGGTTCGGACACCTGGGTTTTGGCCCTACAAACGAAGCACTGCAGCAGGCCAATGCCCTGAAAGTGATGCGCAGCGTGAATGCAGACATTTTTGCATTGGTAGAAGTGGTAGATACCATCCGTCTCAAAGCGATCGTGGATTCCCTGCCGGGATACAAATACCTGGTATCGGATTTCGGTTCCAGGGTGGATAGCCTTACCGCTCCATTATACGACAGTGCCCAGAAACTGGCCTTTGTGTATAAAGACTCCCTGGTGAAAAGTATCCGCAGTTATGGTGTATTACGTAAAGGAGGAAGCCCAACTGCCTACTACAACTGGTCTTCCGGCAGGTTCCCTTACCTGATGGAAGCCAATGTGATCATGAATAACGATACTGCCCGGATCCATTTCATTGTGCTGCATGCCAAAGCCAATACAGGGAATACAGCCGAAAAGATCGAAAGCTGGCATCGCCGGAAAGATGGTGCTAAAGAGCTGAAAGATTCCCTGGATGCGCAGTATCCTTATAAGAACATACTGGTGCTGGGGGATTTCAATGATGACTTCGACAGGACCATCACTGCTGAAATGGCGCCGGACACCACTACTTCCTATATAGATTTCAAACTGGATTCAGCCAATTACACGCCGTTCACATATGAGCTCAGCCTGGCCAAACAACGTTCTACAGGCTCTTTCCCTGATATGATCGACCATGCGATGGGATCCAATGAAATGCAGCAGGCCTATGTGCCACAATCTGCAAAGGTCCTGCGTTCTGTGGAAAGCCTCATTCCGTCATACACCACCTTTACTTCAGACCATTTCCCTGTGATCAGCCGTTATGATGTAAGGGTACTGGCACATCCTGTTGTGATCACCACTTTCACAGCCAGAGAGGATGATGGCGGCGTAAGATTAAGCTGGAACACTACCCGCGAGATCAATAACGACAAATTCATTGTAGAACGTTCCCTGAACCAGCGGAACTATACACCCGTCGATACCGTCCCTGCCCTCAATATCCAGGGAGCAGCTTATCAAAGCTTCGATGGCGCTGTATTACCCGGATACTGGCATTACCGCCTGAAACAGATCAGTAAAGACAGTACTATTCAATATAGCCCTGTACAAAGCGTGCTGGTATTGAGCAGGGAATCCTGGTTCAGGTTATTATGCCTTATCCTGGGCAGGCAGCTTTATATTTACATGGATGCCCCACAAGCCGGTCCAGCATCTATACAATTAATTGATTTACAAGGAGTAATTCGCTATCAAAGTCAACTGAACTTCTCCAAAGGCATGAATCTGAGAAAAGTCGATGTGGGGAACATGCCGGCCGGCATTTACCTTTTGAGGGTACAAAGCGGGAATAAGACAGAGGTGAAGAAGATATTTATTACTCGTTGA
- the rpsF gene encoding 30S ribosomal protein S6 yields the protein MSNYELMVIFTPVLSEEDYKAAQKKFADVIKDNGGAIVHENPWGLKSLAYPIQKKTTGMFLVLEYTAPSDLNEKLKIQLNRDENVLRYMVNKLDKHAQAYNARKRGNLNAEPKPVEA from the coding sequence ATGTCAAACTACGAATTGATGGTGATCTTTACCCCTGTGCTCTCTGAAGAGGACTATAAAGCCGCTCAGAAGAAATTCGCTGACGTTATCAAGGATAACGGCGGTGCAATTGTGCACGAAAATCCCTGGGGTTTAAAATCACTGGCGTACCCAATCCAGAAGAAAACCACGGGCATGTTCCTGGTTCTGGAGTACACTGCGCCATCCGACCTCAATGAGAAGCTGAAGATTCAGCTGAATCGCGATGAAAATGTATTGCGTTACATGGTGAACAAACTGGACAAACACGCTCAGGCGTACAATGCCCGGAAAAGAGGTAACCTGAATGCTGAACCTAAACCAGTAGAAGCTTAA
- the rpsR gene encoding 30S ribosomal protein S18, with translation MAVKQEIKYLTAVKQEKRQKKYCRFKKLGIKYVDYKDAEFLKKFLNDQGKMLPRRISGNSLKFQRKVAEAIKKARQMALLPYVTDLLK, from the coding sequence ATGGCAGTAAAACAAGAAATTAAGTACTTAACAGCCGTTAAGCAGGAGAAGCGCCAGAAGAAATACTGCCGCTTCAAAAAATTAGGTATCAAGTATGTAGATTACAAGGATGCCGAGTTCCTGAAAAAATTCCTGAACGATCAGGGCAAGATGCTGCCTCGCCGTATCAGTGGTAACTCACTGAAATTCCAGCGCAAGGTAGCTGAGGCTATCAAGAAAGCTCGTCAAATGGCTTTATTGCCTTATGTTACTGACCTTTTAAAGTAA
- the rplI gene encoding 50S ribosomal protein L9, with the protein MQVILIQDVDNLGQKNELVTVKNGYARNFLIPQKVAVEASSSNLKQLNERVKVQKVKEEKMLAEIAKVVEVLKASPVKIGAKTGTSGKIFGSVTGVQIARAIKEQKGYEIDRRRIHILGDVKELGSYKARLDFGKGNDTELEFEVVAE; encoded by the coding sequence ATGCAAGTAATCTTAATACAAGACGTAGATAATCTGGGCCAGAAGAATGAACTGGTGACCGTAAAGAACGGTTACGCCAGGAACTTCCTGATCCCTCAAAAGGTTGCCGTAGAAGCAAGCTCTTCCAACCTGAAGCAACTGAACGAACGCGTGAAAGTGCAAAAGGTAAAAGAAGAAAAAATGCTGGCTGAAATCGCGAAAGTGGTGGAAGTCCTCAAAGCTTCTCCTGTGAAGATCGGTGCTAAAACCGGTACTTCAGGCAAGATCTTCGGTAGTGTTACCGGCGTTCAGATCGCCCGTGCTATCAAAGAACAAAAAGGTTATGAGATCGACCGTCGTCGTATCCATATCCTTGGCGATGTAAAAGAACTGGGTTCTTACAAAGCACGCCTCGATTTCGGTAAAGGAAACGATACCGAACTGGAATTCGAAGTGGTAGCTGAGTAA
- a CDS encoding ABC transporter permease has product MQVRDIYFLALRSISANRLRTILTVAIIAFGIWALVGILTAIDVMQNKIYDSFANMGANGFTIRNRELNIRIGGRGNATRGTSQKLKVRNSNKNKVISFDEAMAFKERYSFPATVGVSFRAGGGMTVYKDEKKTNPTVQVVGGDENYLQLSNYDLLMGRNFNKADIESGRNVAILGNDVVKKLFPDKPEYALNTNVRVGNVRYRVIGILKTKGSSNLFSADNVVVTTVTSTRRVFNRPNASYMINVNVNDISKIDAAIGEATGDFRIIRKMNSFEENNFYMSRSDSVAEMLFNSLATVTMAAGVIGFITLFGSAIGLMNIMLVSVAERTREIGVSKALGATSSTIKKQFIVESIMISVLGGICGVILGMLTGNTVSLLMGTTFLVPWLWISGGILLCATVGLISGIYPAMKAAKLDPIVALRYE; this is encoded by the coding sequence ATGCAAGTTCGCGATATATACTTCCTGGCACTACGCTCCATCAGCGCCAACCGTTTAAGGACGATCCTTACCGTGGCTATCATAGCTTTCGGTATCTGGGCCCTTGTAGGTATCCTCACGGCTATAGATGTGATGCAGAACAAGATCTATGACAGCTTCGCCAATATGGGAGCCAACGGGTTCACTATCCGCAACCGGGAACTGAACATCCGGATAGGCGGAAGGGGCAATGCTACCCGGGGTACCAGCCAGAAGCTGAAAGTGCGGAATTCCAATAAGAATAAAGTGATCTCTTTTGATGAAGCCATGGCTTTCAAAGAACGTTATAGTTTCCCGGCTACCGTTGGCGTTTCCTTTCGCGCTGGTGGCGGCATGACCGTGTATAAAGATGAAAAGAAAACGAACCCTACGGTACAGGTGGTGGGGGGAGATGAGAATTATTTACAACTATCCAATTACGACCTGCTCATGGGCCGTAATTTCAATAAGGCAGATATCGAATCCGGGCGGAATGTGGCCATCCTGGGAAATGACGTGGTGAAGAAATTATTCCCGGATAAACCGGAATATGCGCTGAATACAAATGTTCGGGTAGGGAATGTGCGGTACCGGGTGATCGGGATCCTGAAAACCAAGGGCAGCAGTAATCTTTTCAGTGCAGATAATGTGGTGGTAACAACGGTGACCAGCACAAGGCGGGTGTTCAACAGGCCCAATGCTTCTTACATGATCAATGTGAATGTAAACGATATTTCTAAAATAGATGCAGCTATAGGAGAGGCTACAGGTGATTTCAGGATCATCAGGAAGATGAACTCATTTGAGGAGAATAATTTTTACATGAGCCGGAGTGACAGTGTGGCGGAAATGTTGTTCAACAGTTTAGCGACGGTTACGATGGCGGCAGGTGTGATCGGGTTCATCACGCTCTTTGGCTCTGCTATTGGTCTGATGAACATCATGTTGGTATCTGTGGCAGAACGTACAAGAGAGATCGGGGTGAGCAAAGCCCTGGGGGCTACATCGTCCACTATTAAAAAGCAATTTATCGTAGAGTCTATAATGATCAGTGTGCTGGGCGGTATTTGCGGGGTGATCCTGGGAATGCTAACGGGAAATACGGTGTCTTTATTGATGGGTACCACTTTCCTGGTGCCCTGGCTGTGGATCAGCGGAGGAATTCTGTTGTGTGCAACGGTAGGACTAATTTCCGGAATTTATCCGGCCATGAAAGCGGCTAAGCTGGACCCTATTGTGGCTTTACGATACGAATAA
- a CDS encoding NADH-quinone oxidoreductase subunit N, with the protein MNALISTAVFGIVLMFTGLFVKNRQHIKYYAVAGTIIAFIANWFDAQLVTNGSVVLHNMIELSKFSVLFNAVAIATTFLYFVLCGSAFEKAGDDVADYFALVFFILSGITLSGSFNNLLMLFLAIEIISIPQYILAGVDKKNLKSNEASLKYFLMGSFTTGILLMGIALIYGATGTFNIREMGLGTGDLSPLALCGIILLGFALAFKVSAAPFHFWTPDVYDGSPSVFTAFMATVVKAASFIAFMRLFHVSFAGGNLSAHWQLIIALITATTLLIGNFTAVFQQSVKRMLAYSSIAQAGFMLFAVVAMNEMAMQGIILYAAAYSIATIGIFAILLKLKDYTFEGYNGLARKHPLLAVVNTIFLLSLAGIPLTAGFFAKYFVLSAAVQQGQLLWLVILAVLCAAVSAYYYFRVIIAMYFKTGDAETSEPITTGFKSVLVVGAAVIILLGMFPNLLLQFL; encoded by the coding sequence ATGAACGCATTAATTTCTACTGCTGTATTTGGGATTGTACTGATGTTTACGGGGCTGTTTGTGAAGAACAGGCAGCACATTAAATATTATGCTGTCGCCGGCACTATCATTGCTTTTATTGCCAACTGGTTCGATGCCCAGCTGGTGACCAATGGCAGTGTGGTACTGCACAACATGATTGAACTAAGTAAATTTTCCGTACTCTTCAATGCAGTGGCTATTGCTACTACTTTCCTCTACTTTGTTCTGTGCGGCAGCGCATTTGAAAAAGCAGGAGATGATGTGGCGGATTATTTTGCACTGGTATTCTTTATCCTTTCCGGCATCACACTGTCAGGTTCTTTCAACAACCTGCTCATGTTGTTCCTGGCTATTGAGATCATTTCCATTCCGCAATATATCCTTGCCGGGGTAGACAAAAAGAACCTGAAAAGTAATGAAGCATCCCTGAAATACTTTTTGATGGGTTCCTTTACAACAGGGATCCTTTTGATGGGCATTGCCCTGATCTATGGTGCTACCGGCACTTTCAATATCCGTGAAATGGGGCTTGGTACCGGAGACCTGAGCCCATTGGCTTTATGCGGTATCATCCTGCTGGGTTTTGCCCTGGCCTTTAAAGTATCCGCTGCTCCTTTCCATTTCTGGACACCGGATGTGTACGATGGTTCTCCCAGTGTGTTCACTGCCTTTATGGCCACTGTGGTAAAAGCTGCGAGCTTTATTGCTTTCATGCGTTTATTCCATGTGAGCTTTGCAGGCGGTAATCTCAGCGCGCACTGGCAATTGATCATTGCGCTCATTACTGCTACTACTTTGCTGATCGGTAACTTTACCGCGGTATTCCAGCAGAGTGTGAAGCGAATGTTGGCTTATTCCAGTATTGCACAGGCGGGTTTTATGCTTTTTGCCGTTGTAGCCATGAACGAAATGGCCATGCAGGGGATCATCCTTTATGCAGCCGCTTACAGTATAGCTACCATCGGCATCTTTGCCATCCTCCTGAAACTGAAGGACTATACTTTTGAAGGATATAATGGTCTTGCCCGCAAACATCCTTTGCTGGCAGTGGTGAATACCATCTTCCTGTTATCACTGGCAGGTATTCCATTAACGGCGGGTTTCTTTGCCAAGTACTTTGTACTCAGCGCAGCTGTTCAGCAAGGGCAGTTGCTGTGGCTGGTGATCCTGGCGGTTTTATGTGCTGCGGTGAGTGCTTACTACTACTTCCGTGTGATCATAGCCATGTATTTCAAAACGGGTGATGCGGAAACATCAGAACCTATCACAACTGGCTTCAAAAGCGTGCTGGTGGTTGGTGCGGCAGTGATCATCCTGCTGGGAATGTTCCCGAACCTGCTCCTGCAGTTCCTCTAA